The following are encoded in a window of Colletotrichum lupini chromosome 3, complete sequence genomic DNA:
- a CDS encoding glycosylhydrolase family 18-9: protein MAKFLLILFSFVSFLQLSLQQAPECSATQLCPIGCCSKYGVCGTGPNYCGTDCVSTCDFKADCNPGWDDPKWSKAETCPLNVCCSKFGFCGTTKDFCGDETVKRPSCAVNDTPITRVIGYYEAWSTTNRPCYGMLPEEIPFGYYTDIIFSFATIDPSTFEIKAGDSQTADFMQRISAIKLIQPDIKIWIAVGGWAFNDPGPTQSTFSDMAGSTDGTKKFIDSLIKLMNKYGFDGIDIDWEYPVADDRFGKGADFKNFVTFMKSLADRMHSGDQKKSVSLTLPSSFWYLQHFDIKNLEKHVDWFNIMSYDIHGSWDIDNKWTGPYANSHTNMTEIQDALDLLWRNDIKPEKVTFGMSFYSRSFTLQNAGCNTPGCVVSSGGNAGECSGTTGVLLHPEIADIVSKNSLTPTLHREAAVKSVTWGDQWTTFDDLATWRLKSNIIRGQCIPGVMVWAMSQDDKDGTNIKALTSAVGRKVMDPPKFVPALPSTEPPKVAELCRWSGCYQDCPAGFKTVQRNGHKEIMLNGENCLDGGVDKLCCPADQPMPTCEWRGHRNSGVCKPGCEDGEVKVGSLRVGCNFSHQAACCTNVAATASYGMCKWVGEAPTCNQDCPSDYPNKIFSSRLAAGGEQPCISGTKHYCCQEPKPSDFSKCDWVKKGSPPRFSQDFICEDSCPAGQIKLATEVGGMNAENGCFGGARAYCCEPPKPIVPRGDDDPFGGKQNKEFQLLLEGYMENPTCPATILNPSEGNMFGNTFTKRDLKRDLKREAAEYRSLHGRATDCEEDRFTRMVLFGALLLTASQSMLEPLSLVYDEIFAGAYDTELQSGNIRTYYANHEGMDPNALMRYVFMNPIDAGPGLRRAARTETTFCQLLTVTKREERDLSRKSKNLSTLASRHITWLQNIGAGRPDMSAILEGILNNELSLHYARWQHVNAQGGPMLELAYWIGDTPGVPTGSELNRFRDNSEGNEERFVVFHFHVNERTNWIAHVDGRTRVGIQSVQVFHGYDTDAQPGQAWRVENTASTRDGFGCPDEELWYVGAETDLPSDQLPADQTFFERFQRWSRMLFDDGYLATRGLNLILTGGATVNNGGNQDLDPNNAGMLLRGGMAHPAWGVITQTVNFLIDGSQYDFTPRDPFA, encoded by the exons ATGGCCAAATTTCTGCTcattctcttttcttttgttTCTTTCTTGCAGCTGTCTCTTCAGCAAGCCCCTGAATGTAGCGCCACACAGCTATGTCCCATTGGATGCTGTTCCAAGTACGGAGTCTGTGGTACGGGCCCTAATTATTGCGG TACGGATTGTGTCAGTACATGCGACTTCAAGGCAGACTGCAACCCAGGATGGGATGACCCGAAATGGAGCAAGGCCGAAACATGCCCTCTCAACGTCTGCTGCAGCAAGTTTGGCTTCTGCGGTACTACAAAGGACTTCTGTGGTGATGAGACTGTCAAG CGGCCATCATGCGCCGTCAACGATACACCTATCACCCGTGTGATCGGCTACTACGAGGCCTGGTCTACGACCAACCGTCCTTGCTACGGTATGCTGCCAGAGGAAATCCCATTCGGATATTACACCGACATCATCTTCTCTTTCGCGACGATTGACCCTAGTACCTTTGAGATCAAGGCTGGCGACTCGCAGACGGCGGATTTCATGCAAAGAATAAGCGCCATCAAACTGATCCAGCCGGATATCAAGATCTGGATCGCCGTCGGCGGGTGGGCTTTCAATGACCCCGGCCCAACGCAGTCCACCTTCAGTGACATGGCTGGCTCGACCGATGGGACCAAGAAGTTCATTGACTCTCTCATCAAGTTGATGAACAAGTATGGGTTTGATGGTATTGACATTGACTG GGAGTATCCAGTTGCCGACGACCGCTTTGGAAAGGGAGCAGACTTCAAGAACTTTGTCACCTTCATGAAGTCCCTGGCCGACAGGATGCACAGCGGTGACCAAAAGAAGTCTGTGTCCCTGACTCTGCCGTCGAGTTTCTGGTACCTACAGCACTTCGATATCAAGAACCTTGAGAAGCATGTCGACTGGTTCAATATCATGAGCTACGATATCCACGGATCCTGGGATATCGACAACAAGTGGACCGGCCCTTACGCCAACTCACATACCAACATGACTGAGATCCAAGACGCGCTCGACCTGCTGTGGCGGAACGACATCAAGCCGGAAAAGGTCACCTTCGGCATGTCCTTCTACAGCCGAAGTTTCACGCTCCAGAACGCCGGGTGTAACACCCCCGGATGCGTTGTTAGCTCCGGAGGCAACGCAGGCGAGTGCTCCGGCACGACTGGCGTGCTGCTGCACCCCGAGATCGCCGACATCGTAAGCAAGAATAGCCTCACGCCCACGCTGCACCGCGAGGCTGCCGTCAAGTCCGTGACGTGGGGCGATCAGTGGACGACGTTCGACGACCTGGCGACGTGGAGGCTCAAGTCCAACATCATCCGCGGGCAGTGCATCCCTGGCGTCATGGTCTGGGCCATGAGCCAGGACGACAAGGACGGAACCAACATCAAGGCCCTGACGTCCGCCGTCGGCCGCAAGGTCATGGACCCGCCCAAGTTCGTGCCGGCCTTGCCCTCCACCGAGCCGCCCAAGGTCGCGGAGCTGTGCCGGTGGTCGGGCTGCTACCAGGACTGCCCGGCCGGCTTCAAGACGGTGCAGCGCAACGGCCACAAGGAGATCATGCTCAACGGCGAGAACTGCCTCGACGGCGGCGTCGACAAGCTCTGCTGCCCCGCCGACCAGCCGATGCCCACCTGCGAGTGGCGCGGGCACAGGAACAGCGGCGTCTGCAAGCCCGGGTGCGAGGACGGCGAGGTCAAGGTCGGCTCGCTGCGCGTCGGCTGCAACTTCTCCCACCAGGCCGCGTGCTGCACCAACGTGGCGGCCACCGCGTCCTACGGGATGTGCAAGTGGGTGGGCGAGGCGCCGACGTGCAACCAGGACTGCCCGTCCGACTACCCGAACAAGATCTTCTCGTCCAGGCTCGCCGCGGGAGGCGAGCAGCCGTGCATATCGGGCACGAAGCACTACTGCTGCCAGGAGCCCAAACCGTCAGACTTTTCAAAGTGCGACTGGGTGAAGAAGGGCAGCCCGCCGCGGTTCAGCCAGGACTTCATCTGCGAGGACAGCTGCCCGGCCGGCCAGATCAAGCTGGCGACCGAGGTGGGCGGCATGAACGCCGAGAACGGCTGCTTTGGCGGCGCGAGGGCGTACTGCTGCGAGCCGCCCAAGCCCATCGTCCCGCGCGGCGACGACGACCCCTTTGGAGGGAAGCAGAATAAGGAGTTCCAGCTTCTTCTCGAGGGGTACATGGAGAACCCGACGTGCCCGGCGACCATCCTGAACCCGTCCGAGGGCAACATGTTCGGCAACACTTTCACCAAGCGCGACCTCAAGCGCGACCTCAAGCGCGAGGCCGCTGAGTACCGGTCTCTTCACGGCAGGGCCACGGACTGCGAAGAGGATCGGTTCACGAGGATGGTCCTGTTCGGCGCTCTGCTGCTCACGGCGTCCCAGTCGATGCTGGAGCCCCTGAGCCTGGTGTACGATGAGATATTTGCCGGGGCGTACGATACGGAGCTGCAGTCTGGTAACATCAGGACGTACTACGCGAATCACGAGGGGATGGACCCGAACGCCCTGATGCGATATGTCTTTATGAACCCCATTGATGCCGGGCCCGGGTTGAGGCGGGCGGCAAGGACGGAGACCACGTTCTGTCAGCTCCTTACGGTGACCAAGCGGGAGGAGAGGGATCTGTCAAGGAAATCCAAGAAC CTCTCGACGCTCGCGTCCCGCCATATAACCTGGCTCCAAAACATCGGCGCCGGCCGGCCGGACATGTCCGCGATCCTCGAGGGCATCCTAAACAACGAGCTCAGCCTGCACTACGCGCGCTGGCAGCACGTCAACGCCCAGGGCGGTCCGATGCTCGAGCTGGCCTACTGGATCGGCGACACGCCCGGCGTCCCGACGGGCTCCGAGCTGAACAGGTTCCGGGACAACTCGGAGGGCAACGAGGAGCGCTTCGTCGTGTTCCACTTCCACGTCAACGAGAGGACCAACTGGATCGCGCACGTGGACGGGCGCACGCGCGTCGGGATCCAGTCGGTGCAGGTGTTCCACGGGTACGACACGGACGCGCAGCCCGGGCAGGCGTGGCGCGTGGAGAACACGGCGTCGACGCGGGACGGGTTCGGGTGTCCCGACGAGGAGCTCTGGTACGTCGGGGCCGAGACGGACCTGCCGAGCGACCAGTTGCCGGCCGACCAGACTTTCTTCGAGAGGTTCCAGCGTTGGAGCAGGATGTTGTTTGATGATGGGTACCTCGCCACGCGGGGGCTGAACTTGATCCTGACG GGTGGCGCCACGGTCAACAACGGGGGGAATCAAGATCTTGATCCCAACAACGCGGGGATGCTACTGCGCGGCGGAATGGCTCACCCGGCATGGGGCGTCATCACGCAAACCGTCAACTTCTTGATTGACGGAAGTCAATACGACTTCACCCCTCGAGACCCCTTTGCGTGA